The genome window TTCTTAGATCATATTCAAGTAGAGTCTCGTATAATTCTCCAAAACTTTTGGGATCTAACTTTGAATACTCTACAAATTTTTCATCTTTAATGTTTTTTTCTTCAAAGAAAAGTATTTTAACTAGCACTTCTTCAAGCTCACTAATACTTAGTAAACTTTCATTATTTAAATATTTAACCTTGTCTTCTGCAAATAATCCTCCATTAAATATAGGAAACTTTATTGCATCACTTCCTTTATTAAGCAAGTTGAAAATTGTTATTATTTTTTTATATCCTAATTTCTTTTTTGTATTTTCATCATAAAAAAAATATCTAAAAGATATGGAAGATCTGTATAGCTTGTTTTCTTCTAATATTTTCTTAAAAATTTCGTTATCTTCAATATATGCAATAAAAAATATTCTTAAAATAAAAATAATTGATTCTTCAAGTATGCTAGCTAAAATATGTTGAGTAATTTCTTTGTCTGATACTTTAAATTCTTTGTCATATATATTTTTTGCAATTTTGAAGACTATAGAGTCGTCGGGCCTCTCATAAAGTATCTCTCTAAGAGTTTTTTGAATTATCTCTTTTTCTTTAGATATTTGTTCTTTTTCAATCTCTATTACATTGCTTGTCTTTAGATATCTTTCTCTTCTTATAAGGTAAATGAATAAAATAAACCATTCTTGTTCTTTGTATTCTTCTTTTTTTTCAATTTTAGAAAAATCAAATTCAATATATCTTTTTTTTCCATAAAGGACTTTAGATTTGTCATACAATCTCCATATCTTTCCATTTGAAAGTATCCCATAATGTTTTTGATATTGATTTAGATATCTATATAGCTGATCTTCTGCTTCTTTTACTTTATTTTTAGTGTCAAAACTAAATAATGGGCGCTTAACTTCTGCTATAAGCAAGATATCTTCAGTCAGAATAGGCTCATTATTTTTTTTAGCTTCTTCTAATTTATTATTAAAATCTGCTCTGTCTTTATCATTTTCAAAAAGTAGCATATCTACTCTAGACTCCACTCCTTCTATTTGTCCGACTTTTTGTTGTTCTACTGAATAATTTAGTTCTTCAAATATAGATCTTAGTAAAGACTCTGTATTTGCTTCTGTTGAATTATCATCTATTAAAGAAAGTTTCTTCTTTATAAGAAGAAAAAAGTCTTTTAGTTTATTAATACTCTCTTTTTTTATAAAATCCTTTGATAGTTCTTTATAAAGAGATATATTTGGATCATTTGTTTTTACAATGTTATTAGTTTTCATTATTTATGTTTACAAAAACCATTTATGTTATTTATAAATCTTTTTTAGCCCTTCTTAATATTCACAGTATATCCCAAAATTGGTTTTTTTAAAAGTTTAAAAACCAATCTTAGACAAGTCGGCCAAAACTTGTTTTAATATTTGTTTAACTGTAAATACTTTATTTTTAATATAAGACTATTCAAATCTATTGCCAGCCTTTTCTATATATTTCTCAGCATAATCAATTTTATACAAGTCCAATTGTATTAAATAATCAAAAATTTGATCTAAATAAACATCTATAAGATAAGTTATTGTTTAAGGCTTCATGAACACAATTAGAGTTATTAATTTATTTTTTATAAGGTAACCCATGACATCAAAAACATCTAAAACACTTTTTCTTTAATCCTAATTTTTCTTAAACACCCTCTAATTTGTGAAGCATAGACAAAAAAGGTTTCTATCCTTTTCATTTTTAAAATCATAATTATCTGGTCTTTTGTTAATTTCTTCTTTAGAAACATCTTGTTCAGAATTATGAAATCAGTAAAGATTTAAAAAATTCCTGTAAAAACTTATCAGTATAAAAAAAGTATGAATAATAAACATTTTTTTATTCATAATTATCCTCTCTTAAAATTAAGAGATAAGCCAAAGTTCTTAATTTACAATTTTTTAACAAGTAGAGGGGGTAGAGAAAAACAATAATCCTAAATATTTGCTAAAAAATGAAACTAAATTAAAGGAAACTATCAAAAAAAAGGTTTTATCAATAGAATTAATCTGGATGAAGAGTTACTAAGCTGTATAAGAAAATTTCAAATCAACAAAAAGATTTTTTACATAAATTATCTTATTACTTTACAGCTAAATATACAAACACAGCAATAGAGAGATTGTCAATCTAAGTATACAAAAATGATTTAAAGTTAATAAAACCAATAAATACTAAGCCCTAGGATTTAGATTTTAAAATGAAAAAAACCCTTTTCCGGGCATCTTTTCGACATTAAACTAGGCAAAATAAACTTAAGCCTATTAGAAATAATAGATTACCATTAATTAAACATTAAAGTCAATAAAACTTAAAAATTTATTTATTCCTTTTCTTTTTAGAATTATCATATTTAATTATGATCTCTGATAAAATATCTTTTTTATTTTTAAAAATCTCCTTTAAAATAAAATAGACTCTTTTGGTATCTTTTTTACAAAAATCATATAATTCATTATCTTTTATTAAAATTTTAATTAGGGTATTTTCTTTATTATTTTTATTTACATTTTCTTGATTTATTTCTGACACCCCCCCTTGTTTTTGTATAGCATGATATATGCTATTAAAACCTACTTCCTTAATTTTATCAATAGAAACAACACCTTCTAAAACCTTTTCATAAACCTTTAAATATGTATAAGCCTGAGTTTTTGCAATTATAAAAGATTTTATAAATTGCTCAAAGCTTTTAAAACCATCATATTTATAAAGTTCTTTTTGCTTAATTTTATATAAAATTTTCATTCTTTGAATTTTATTATCAATATCATCTTTTAAATTAAGCTTTAATTGGTCTTTTAAATCATTATAAATGATTAAATTTTCATCTTGATTATTATTTGAATTTTGGCTTTTATCAATAAAATCTTCAAATCTGTCATTTAAAATGATCTCTTTTTTATTTTGTTTTTTATTTTCTTTTTTCGCCATTTTGCCCTCCTATATTTATTTTTTGTTTTAAAGCGCAAACTTCTATATAGTTAACCATTAATTCTCATTTAAAAAATAAATTCCGACTAATGATATGAAACAAAAAAGACATATAGGAAATCCTATACTACTAATATGTGAATAAATATTGCCACAAATTTGAATTTGTGGCAATATTTATAATTTTTTGATAATAAATAATTACCAATAATCAAAAATCGTTCGGTTCTGAACGATACAAGAAGCTATTTTAAAAAAAAGATTATATAAATAGTAGTTAATTAAAATATATTTTTAAATTATTTTAATTCTTGATACTTTGGGAGCTATTTACAATTCTATTTTTAATCAAGCTTATTTAAAAAGGTTTATACTAGTTATTGCATTGAATTATGATATTTTTTTTGTTAAAGAGTCAAGCTATCCCTTAGCTTAAATATTCTTAAAAATGGTTTTTAGCTTTAATTTTTAAAAAGGTTGAAATTTATTATTTTATATATTATAATTTTTAACTATTAATTAATAATTAAATACACATTAAACTAGGAGATAAAAAAATGAAAGCTGTTGTATCTAATTATAGCTACCAAATTAAATCTAATAAGTTACTTTCAAAAGACTGCAAACTTAAAAAAATAATTTCAGTTATTATTTACTTAAATAAAGAGTTTGAAAAAAAATATAATGTATCAATACATAGAATTCATTTTGACTCTGCAAAACTAAAAGGGCTACGAGTTCACCATCAAGGAGACATACTTCGCGTACTAAACTCAAATATATATAAAGAAAATAAAAAAGAAACTACAATTAATACGCTAAGAATAGATTTAAGATTTTTAGTTAAGCTGAAAGCATTAGAAAAAAGAATACTAACATTTTCAAATAACTTTGGAGAATTCAAAGGAAAGCTCTGTATATATAAAGTGTCACCCATTGCACATAAATTGATTGATACATATTTTAGTAGCACTAAAGCAGACTTAATTAAGAAAGTAAAGGAAGAAAAAGATACTCTAAAGGAAAAAAAAGAATCTTTTAAACCTCAAAATATCACTGAAAATATCACTGTATATAATAAACAATATATAAATATATATAATAAGAATTCTATAGAAAGCTCTTTCTTTAAAAGGATTAAATCAATGATTTCTAATACTAAAGAACCAATTAAAACACTAAAAAATACTTTATTAAACTATAAAGATTTTAAAAATTATCTAAAATATGATTATGAAGTAAAATATATTAAAGAATTTTTCTTATCTAAACTAAACCTCTACAAACACAAAATTCACTTTATGAGAAAAACTGCACCTTATAAAACCGATTTTTATACTCTTGCAGGAGAATTTAAAGATACTTATACTACTAAATGGAAAGTAAATAAAATAACTAGCTTTTCAGGACATGCTGGCATAATAGCTAGTAATATTTTAGCTGACATTTTGAAAAAAGGATTAAAATTTGAGTAATTTACTTGAAAAACTCAAAAACAAAAAAAATAGCATAGAAAAAAAAATTATATTCAATAGAATTGAAGAAGTAAATAGTAGAAAAATATACTACACAAAAATATTTAAACATCTAATTGGTTTTAAAATTACAAATAAAGGAAAAAGGCTGAGACTTACTTTTCAAAAATTTAATAACGCCGAAGATTTTCTTTTTTTCAATCTCTTCCCTTTAAAAGAAGATGATAAGTTCTTAGAAATAAGATATAGACATGATAAACTCGACAAACCTTTTTTTCTTAAAAAAGAAAATAATAAAACTTATGCAATAAAAAAGCTCTATTATATAGAATTTGCCTTTAAAAATGGCTCTATTAAAGCATATGTTCAATCTTTAAGAACACTTCTGAGAAAGAATAAAGAAAACACCGAGTATTATCAATTTAATTTATCACACTTGAAAAAAATGGAAAAAAAAGTATATGAATTTTATAATAAAAAATTAAAAGATGAGGGGGTTATAAATAAATGGATCAAAAAAAACCAATTATAATTACACTGGCAAGTTTAAAGGGGGGGGTTGGAAAAAGTTCGCTTTCTATAATTTTTTCTTATGTATTAAAAGAATTAGGCAAAAAAGTGCTATTAATTGATTTAGATCCACAAAATTCTTTAACTTCTTATTTTAATCAATATATTTCTAATATTAAAAAACACAATGTTTATGAATTTTTAAAGGGAAATACCTATTTTGATAAATGTGAAAATAAAATTAATGAATTTATTTCTATAATTCCTTCTCATCCTGTTTTAGAAAAATTTAACACAGATGATATAGATTATAAAGAAATTATTTTAGAATTTAGATTAAATAAAAGTACTAAAAGTTTTGATTTTGATTATATTATAATAGATACTTCTCCTAGTAGAAATTTCCTTTTAAAGAATGCTTTAAATGTTACAGACCATATTATAATCCCAGTTCAAGTAGAAAGATGGTCAATAGAAAGCTTTTCTATTTTAACGGAAACTATCAATAATATTCAAAATATTAAAAATAAAAAATACAATATTTCTATTATAGAAAACCAATTTATTAAAAATAGGAACACCTTAAAGGAGGTGGAGGATGTACTGTATAAAAAGTATGGTAAATATATAAAAGGAAAAATTCACTTTTCAAATAGTATAAAAGTTTTTATAAACGATCTTTTAGAGCCTTCTTTGAAAGAAATTTATTATAGGGAAGCTGAAAATGCTTTAAAAGATATACTATAAACTATTATTTTTATAATCTTTTTGATATAGCAATAGTAGTTCATAAAAGTATTCAGATTTTATCTTAGAAATTTTCTTTATTATAAAATAATTTTAAATCTTCTTTTAATTTTTTCTAATTCCAGGTCAATTTCAATAAGCCTAACTATGAATTTATAACTTATTGTAGCCTGCTAGCTAGAATTACTAAATACTTTAACCAATATATCTTATTTTTGATCATTAGGTTTTTATTCAACTATTTCTTCTTCTAATTCTTCGTCTCCAAATTCTTCTCTGTCTATCATCTCCTATTCTCTCTTCCTGCTTCTAATTCTCCTTCTATTATGATGCCATCGAGTCATCTATAAATTCTGCCTCTCCTCTTCCCGGCATCGGACTCCCCAATAATGGTTTTTTTGTTTTTTAGCAAATGTTTTTTAAGTTCAGATAATTGAATTAAATATATCTTATTATCTTTAAATTCTAATAAAATATGATCTTTATGTTTTTTTATAGAACCTAATTTATTATTATTGCCGATATTTATAACTTTTAAAGCTGTTTTAATGCCGAGGAGCATAGCTTTAAAATCATATCTTCTTTTAGATTTTACTTTAAAAAGCTCTTGATTATTAATACAATCTTTAACTATAATCCTACTATTTTTTCTTTTATACAAAGTGTAGTATTAGTTCCCTTTTTAGTATCTATATTTTTTTATCGGTGAGATTCAAAACTGATTTGGCCTTTACTTTAAAACTGTATTTTTGGTTTGATCGGGAATCATTTGAAAAAAGATTACATAAAAAAATAATAAACATAAAATTATATTAATAATATATTTTTTCCATTTATATTCCTTAATTTAACAATACTTCATTTAAAAATATATATTAAATTTTTTATTAACTATTTTCTAATAATATTAATATTATAATTAATAAATATCTTTTTAAAAATAAAATTTTTATAAAAGCAATAAAAGATGTAAGTGTAAAAATACAAACTTATAAGGATGGTATTAAAAGCAAATCATAAACAAAACAATTTTTTATTGCTACATTTTTAGGTGTAATGTAAAGGAATGCTATGTATAGATAAGATATCATCTATTGCATATAAGCTGCTCGATGTTTGTTTTAGTAGCATAAAGCATGTCTTTATAGAGGAAAGTAAAAGAATAAAAGGGCAATCTTAAAGCTGAAATATCACTATATGTATAACCAATTATAATAATATATAGAATAAGAGCTGTTAAATATATTTTTTAAAAAATTCTAATAAACAAGAAATTAAAAAGAAAGAAAAGAAAAATAAAAAAATTTAAAGACCCATGCGCTTCTAAATGAATAATAAATAAAGAAACCAATTTTAGTAGAAATGATAAAATATATAGCTAATAACATTTTAAATAAAATGAGCTAAGGGTTGAGCAACTTACTATAAAAAGTAAAAGTAAAAGAAATAATAAATAAAAAAGTAAAAAAGAATTAAAATATAATGTGAATATAAATAAGCAAAAAAATAACTGCTTTGACTAGAATTGAAGAAATAGATAATAAAAAAATTTTAAACATTTGATAAAATTTAGGATTATCAATAAAGAAAGTAAATTAAGTCCAACTTTTCAAAAACTTAATAATAAAAATAATTATTATTAAATTAATTTCTTCTCCTTAAAAGAAGATAATAAATTGCTAAGAATAAAATATGGCTTGAATAAATTAGAAAAGACTTTTTTACAATAAAAAGCAAAAAAAAGCAGGAGTGATATATAAATGGATAAAAAAGCAAATATTACAACAATCGCAAATCTTAAAAGAGGTTTAAACAAAAGTGCATTATTTGATATTAATAATAAAATTCAAAGAATGAAAATTTTGTATGAAATTAAACAAAAAGAATTGTCTAAATATGATGATTTTGCTAATTTTAGTGATTTTATAAAATTTTTTGAAGTTGCAAAAAGCAAAGCTTATATATATTTAAAGATTTATGAAAAGGTTTTAGATAGCAAAGTATCCATTGATAAAATAAAGAAAGTGGGTTTAAAGAGAATATTAAAAGATATAGAAGGTAAAAATTCTTAAACGAAGATATTTATAGTGCACCAGATATTAACGAAAGTATTTCTATTAGAATTTTAGTAAAAAATAAAGAATTATATGATTTTTGTAAACAAGACTCTACAAGATTGTACTTTATTATTGAAAGAATTTATAAATAAAAAAAGGAGATTTTAACAAAGAATAACAAAGAATATTCCACCTATAATTTCTATGAAATTATAGGTGGAATATTCTTTGTTATTCTTTGTTAAAATACGAAGCTAGGCAAATAAAAAGAAATTGTAATATTGATTTATTGTCATTGACTATATTAGCGTAATTACTACGTTGCAGAATAATACTCTTTGTTATGAGCAAGTTGCATTTTTGAGTCGCAATATACGTGTACTTGCTTTTTTTGAGTTTGAAATTTCAATAATAGTTCTGTCACAAGTTGCCAGAAGAGATGAGGTTAGGGATTCTGGTTTGTCAACTTTAGGAGAAAATCGGGCGCATTAGCAGGATGCTGATATTGTAATTTTTTACATCAAGAAAATAGTGGAATAAAGGGGAAGGTTTAGCTAAAATAAAAGTTATCGTTGATAAAAATAAACGTGGGGCGCTATTGGTATTACAACTATGGACTTTACACCTAAGTTTGGTATGTTTAGAGATAGAAAGTAATGCAAAAAAGTATTTGAACATTATTTACTTTTTTGTAAAATTTCTAAAATTTTTAAGTTTGAGTCTCTTGCCTTCGTCAATTTT of Borreliella garinii contains these proteins:
- a CDS encoding chromosome replication/partitioning protein, producing MAKKENKKQNKKEIILNDRFEDFIDKSQNSNNNQDENLIIYNDLKDQLKLNLKDDIDNKIQRMKILYKIKQKELYKYDGFKSFEQFIKSFIIAKTQAYTYLKVYEKVLEGVVSIDKIKEVGFNSIYHAIQKQGGVSEINQENVNKNNKENTLIKILIKDNELYDFCKKDTKRVYFILKEIFKNKKDILSEIIIKYDNSKKKRNK
- a CDS encoding plasmid maintenance protein codes for the protein MKAVVSNYSYQIKSNKLLSKDCKLKKIISVIIYLNKEFEKKYNVSIHRIHFDSAKLKGLRVHHQGDILRVLNSNIYKENKKETTINTLRIDLRFLVKLKALEKRILTFSNNFGEFKGKLCIYKVSPIAHKLIDTYFSSTKADLIKKVKEEKDTLKEKKESFKPQNITENITVYNKQYINIYNKNSIESSFFKRIKSMISNTKEPIKTLKNTLLNYKDFKNYLKYDYEVKYIKEFFLSKLNLYKHKIHFMRKTAPYKTDFYTLAGEFKDTYTTKWKVNKITSFSGHAGIIASNILADILKKGLKFE
- a CDS encoding DUF226 domain-containing protein; translated protein: MSNLLEKLKNKKNSIEKKIIFNRIEEVNSRKIYYTKIFKHLIGFKITNKGKRLRLTFQKFNNAEDFLFFNLFPLKEDDKFLEIRYRHDKLDKPFFLKKENNKTYAIKKLYYIEFAFKNGSIKAYVQSLRTLLRKNKENTEYYQFNLSHLKKMEKKVYEFYNKKLKDEGVINKWIKKNQL
- a CDS encoding ParA family protein, with protein sequence MDQKKPIIITLASLKGGVGKSSLSIIFSYVLKELGKKVLLIDLDPQNSLTSYFNQYISNIKKHNVYEFLKGNTYFDKCENKINEFISIIPSHPVLEKFNTDDIDYKEIILEFRLNKSTKSFDFDYIIIDTSPSRNFLLKNALNVTDHIIIPVQVERWSIESFSILTETINNIQNIKNKKYNISIIENQFIKNRNTLKEVEDVLYKKYGKYIKGKIHFSNSIKVFINDLLEPSLKEIYYREAENALKDIL
- a CDS encoding chromosome replication/partitioning protein, which gives rise to MDKKANITTIANLKRGLNKSALFDINNKIQRMKILYEIKQKELSKYDDFANFSDFIKFFEVAKSKAYIYLKIYEKVLDSKVSIDKIKKVGLKRILKDIEGKNS
- a CDS encoding plasmid partition family protein; protein product: MLVKNKELYDFCKQDSTRLYFIIERIYK